The following are from one region of the Arachis duranensis cultivar V14167 chromosome 10, aradu.V14167.gnm2.J7QH, whole genome shotgun sequence genome:
- the LOC107471055 gene encoding uncharacterized protein LOC107471055 has protein sequence MATEESFVVLVHPRGSIKRKTRSGVKFTDKDPLCMIVRPTTRYEDLVSSVLLKLGLEGVKQVKKFFYRIPITVFQETVKYDCFTIGSDEDLQVMFHCRRQFPEVRTPELLAKLVDVVSSSGGSNRNTTTLATVAGSSSRPAVASSSVPAYEPPVQPVASPSFAVDLNGSCAAPAGVGDEFLDDPEDDDVESDMIADDSGDDVGASEPAGAGGGSSSGTQQYPPYFFSLDLDAMRQEVVPGQPAGFGARDSEGSAGLTEFQVGQQFQDKDEALLSVKTYGIRRGIQYKVVESDYRRDDASVSIKVLLNATAAHFGFRPTYRRVWLAKQKAVALIYGDWNELYNELPMWVLGVQLTMLGTVGVLRTSPVRVGAQLDESQAYFHRLFWTFPPCIEDGNSNILPVAFALVEGENAESWAFFFSHLREHVTPQPGLLVILDRHNGIKAALEAPDGGWLPPSAYRTFCIRHVAANFALTFKGKDARRLLVNAAYAKTEVEFHYWFDILRV, from the exons ATGGCTACTGAGGAGAGTTTCGTAGTGTTGGTTCACCCAAGAGGATCCATTAAGAGGAAAACTCGTTCCGGTGTGAAGTTTACTGATAAGGATCCTCTATGTATGATCGTCAGGCCTACGACGAGGTATGAGGACCTTGTTAGCTCTGTACTGCTGAAACTTGGTCTCGAAGGTGTGAAACAGGTTAAGAAGTTTTTCTACCGCATTCCAATCACGGTGTTCCAAGAAACCGTTAAGTATGATTGTTTCACGATCGGGAGTGATGAGGACTTACAGGTCATGTTCCATTGTCGCCGGCAGTTTCCAGAGGTGAGGACACCAGAACTGTTGGCAAAATTAGTTGACGTGGTATCCAGTTCGGGGGGTTCGAACCGGAATACCACCACTTTAGCCACGGTAGCCGGTTCTAGCTCCAGACCTGCCGTTGCTTCTTCCTCCGTCCCTGCGTACGAGCCACCCGTCCAACCTGTTGCCTCCCCTTCGTTCGCTGTTGATCTCAACGGCAGT TGTGCTGCACCGGCTGGGGTTGGAGATGAATTTTTGGATGATCCAGAGGACGATGATGTCGAGTCGGATATGATTGCTGATGACAGTGGCGATGATGTCGGAGCAAGTGAGCCTGCTGGGGCGGGCGGTGGTTCTAGCTCTGGCACACAGCAGTACCCTccatattttttctctttggaCTTGGATGCCATGAGGCAGGAGGTGGTTCCTGGGCAGCCGGCTGGATTTGGCGCTAGAGATAGTGAAGGGTCTGCAGGTCTGACAGAGTTTCAGGTTGGTCAGCAATTTCAGGATAAAGATGAGGCCCTGTTAAGTGTGAAGACTTACGGCATCCGTCGAGGGATACAGTACAAGGTCGTGGAGTCTGACTATCGCCG GGATGATGCATCCGTCAGCATCAAGGTGCTCCTAAATGCCACCGCCGCACACTTTGGGTTTAGGCCGACGTACAGGAGGGTCTGGTTGGCCAAGCAGAAGGCTGTTGCCCTCATCTATGGTGACTGGAATGAGTTGTACAACGAGCTCCCAATGTGGGTGTTAGGAGTCCAGTTGACGATGCTTGGTACTGTTGGAGTCCTTAGGACGAGTCCTGTTCGTGTAGGTGCACAGCTAGACGAGTCTCAAGCTTATTTTCATAGACTATTCTGGACGTTTCCACCGTGTATTGAG GACGGGAACTCCAACATACTCCCTGTGGCATTCGCATTAGTCGAGGGTGAGAATGCTGAGTCGTGGGCCTTCTTTTTCTCCCACCTGCGTGAGCATGTGACACCGCAGCCTGGTCTGCTGGTTATATTGGACAGGCATAACGGCATCAAGGCCGCGCTTGAGGCTCCTGACGGAGGATGGTTACCTCCGTCTGCATACCGCACATTCTGCATTCGACATGTAGCGGCAAATTTCGCCCTAACCTTCAAGGGCAAAGACGCAAGGAGGCTACTTGTGAATGCGGCGTACGCTAAGACCGAGGTCGAGTTCCATTACTGGTTTGATATTCTGAGGGTCTGA